AGAATTAGACCATCAAAACCTCCAGGGAACAATTATAAGCAAAGATAGTGATGTACCACAAAAATATGTCAACAACATTTAAACTCCAGGATAGCCAGGAATACCCTGTGAAAGAACACGGCAACTCCGAGAAGTCGAGCTCAGGCACGAGGTCAATCTAGCCACCGCCACCGCGGTGTGAAGTGGGAGAAGAGATCCGCTGCAGCACCCCAGCTCCGCAGGAGACCTTCAAAAGCACCGGCAAAATTCAATCTTTAACGCAGAGAAGATCAATGCAGGAGCCAGGAGACAAAGACACACCGAACGAGAACAAATAGAATAAATCTCGGCGAACCTGGAAAAGGGCGGAAAGAAGCGGCGACCACGAGTGGGGGAAGCTGAAGCAGCGGCGGGCGGGCGAGAGGAGGAAGCAAACCACGCCGCCACTTTCGACCTCGAAAGGGAGGATTGGATTGGACTGAGCGAGGCGCGGCTTAGGGCTCGAAATCCGGCTGAAGCCATGGGAATTTGAGAAAAATTTGAGCAATGCGGCCACAGGCGGTTAGGGTTTATCGCTAGTTTGCGAATTGCTATCGCTTCAAGGGAGTTCGGGTCCACCGCGAGCTACAGCTGGTTTTTGAAGTCCAACGTTAAATAATACCATTTGGGTTCAAACTCGATCAAATAATGTTTGAGAGCGTAAAAATGTGTTTAAGGTCTAAGTGACGTGGGACAAAGTTACCGGAAAAAActtttctcatcctttaactagACCTGATCACGGTTTGGAACCGATGGTTTGACGGTTCGGAATcaccggttcgacggttcggttcacggttcgtcacagttcgtcacggttcaagattaatatgttaaaaaaaattaaaaattaaacattaaaaattagaaattaaacattaaaaattagaaattaaaatttattaaaaaaaagggcttgcacttatttaagttgcctacgtatccctttaggggaattaaagctcacgtagttcttttacatttttatccttttacattttcattcactttcattttctgttcctgtcgtatttgttccttcagtatcaaaatcttcaacttcgtcatctgaaagttgcattccttggattcttttctccgctctggtccaatcgtccagtaatgcttgggcttccaatgagtcgggagacaaagttgatcgtcgttcatctaatatgttgccgccggcactgaacgtctgctccacagcaacagttgacactagaGAACAGGAAagttttgagccttctgtgaccaccactttaagatatcgaagttttcgctatctgcttcattaaaatcaaaagaagtcgtaaaataattctcaagtttctgtgtggaacttgaggattgtaagttttaaattactactagtagtttgttgaatttcagaaatattaatttgtgttccatattttgcataatattgattataaatatcatataaataaattctaacattatatataatattagctggatcaggggaagaaaaatctttaattggaattaaagcatcataatataaaattaacatttcttgtaaaacttctaatttaaatctaggatctaaagcaaatgcaattaaataaatttcaggaattaaataaaaatatttttcccatttagttttcatagctaagatgcaaggagataaagattcattattaatatgttcatttaaaactaatactatattagaaaaattttctaaaactaattgagcagtgggataataaacaccggaaagttgttcggttgcatcattaaatacttttaaaatttcacaaatatactacaaatatttcattgttgtgaaaataaatatatattagtattagtgttttgtgcaaaaaatgaacataataattctttatattgaaatgaatcttgtaataattggtatgttgaattccaacgtgttggtacatcacgtggaaattttttaggtctcattccattaattttacaaaacctaccccattatttcattatagatggatgagaccataaataagaaattgcaattctaattggtttaatataactttctaaaatttttaaaccatcttgaacacataaatttaaaacatggcaaacacaacgaatatgaaaaaataaatctccaataataggttgacaaacaaattttagatcatctatacaagcggtattagaactagcattatctaatgatattgaaaatattttatgagttaaaccatattattctaaaattaaacataataattgtgtgatattatgagcattatgtgattaatcaaaaactctataagctaataatcttttttggaggttccaagagttatcgatccaatggcaagtcacacccatatacgaatgtgtttgccaatgatcactccaaatatcggaacataaagaaactttattatctaatttactaaattcatcaattaaattcttttttccttattttactaattttttaattgtacgagtaagtgtagtcctaggaacacgtttagcacatggattaagagattctttacaaaaatcttcaaatgtgcatttagatccaaaactaaaagaaagatgttctacggaaacaaatttagctaatgattctcttaatttattatccgaatataaaaataaaccggaatcggtactaccgctagttgaagaaaatcttgataattatgtttgagaacggtcgagtccatattccgtcgggtgcttcattgacttggaatttgtaggaagcattgcagtgcttacattttgcacgcatttctcccgacgaaagagtgacattctcaaaatgtttagtaaaaatagaagactttagaggaggaagttcccgaaccttagaagtaattgcatcggtacttccttgtgtgtcgggtgtcggattcggaagatgctcgatctcatcatcggtggattgaatgttggggtcctcctcccgcggattcattatttgctttccttccgagctcgagatgatgcaccaccgcggcctccttccattgtaattgaaaattggaaacgaaagcgtgtagagattagagaatacgaaaatgagattaagagtagagaagatgtgtgtgaaaaatgatgaaataagctctctatttatagagttttggttAACCGGCAGTTCGCCGATTTTACacccaatgaaccggaaccggcccggcaacttgccgggccggttccggttcgacccggcgaaccgggtcaacgggcaaccggcccggcaacttgccgggccggttccggttcaacccggcgaaccgggtcaacgggcaactggCCCATTGACCCgattacgggcccgggccgggtccgggccagacccggcccggggtcgggtctacctTTAACTATACGTGAAGGATAGGAAAAAACTTTTCTAATCCTTTAACTAAATATAACAAtcctatataaattaaattaatctcataatttattttcttttatatgctgtaAGGATAGATTATAAAAAATATGAGTTGAGCATAATCTTTTACTACATAAGGATGATTACTTGAAGTTAAATGTGAAGGATTAAATATACGTAGATGGACTCAATCGGTGGGCTTAATCTTAGATTTATAGTTAATTCACACatataattaattatcattaaggaattaaatttcaattaaatAATATAATGTTTTGAATTATTGAATATAGATTTAATGTATAGATTTAACCtgttttattaatattaatggaCTATTAATGATGTATGAACTTTATGTGGAGGATCCCTATAGAATGAGCTTGGTATATAAGGGAAGAATCAAGAGGATTtgagtttctttttcttctttgaaCTCTTCCCCATTGGTCGGCCATTCCTATAGAAGACTTCCGTTGTATTACAGGAACTTCGACAATAAGTAAGATCAATAACTAATGCGATGGATTCAGATTAAACCATTTGTTTATCATTATTTTCATTGTCTATCCATTGTATCCTTATTGATGATGATAACTACATCCCTAGATGCATCCTTTAGTTTgttttgatttatttataataCTTTCAATTAGTATTAGAGCATATGATTAGCTTATCGTCATGTTTTAAGGTGCAAGGATTATTTCGATGGTTGGACAAACACTCATTCATATTTGTAACAAATTCCACTATGGAAGAACAAATCGATGCGTATTCGTTGAATATAGCAACAAATAGGCTAGGGTTTACtagaattttgatattttttttcgcATTATTAGCGAAGAACACGAAGATTGGGAGCGACATGAGGATTTTCCACCACCATTAGAGAGGATAAAACCCTAATTCGTGAGCTATAAAAATGAATTTATAGACATGAGTAGATTGATATGgtatactagtcgactgatgtggTGAAATTTGGACACAAAATTTTTTTCATTTAACTGAAGCGCTCGAATGATTTGATTGGTTTTTTGAATCAATTGATTGTTATAAGCATTCAATCGACTGATGTGAATAAATTCGTGAATAGAGAATTTTTGATTTGACTTCGCTAAGATCCGATCTTTGCACATTTATGAGTattaattgatcggtcgatcgatcacctTGTTTGATCGACCGAACAGAGCAGTTTCTGTGTTCATCAAGATTTGAAGTTAATTCGCTATTAATGCTcttattgttcggtcgactgatcactgggttcggtcgaccaatcaaccTGACTTCCATGTTTGCTTCGGCTTGATCTGATCTCTGTTCTATATCAAcctggttcgatcgatcgattcatggGTTTAATCGATCGATCAGACCGATTCCtataaaatagaattaaataactattcttgcaaaacaaagttagcacaataataatatatgACTCTGAGATCTGATCTTATTGATTTCTAATCAAGCTTATATTTAACTTCTGTATAACATCTCATTAAACACTTAGTTGGATTAACTtcaccaacttcattgctgatCAGAATCTCTTGAAGAATTGGCACACAATTTCTGCAAAATGACATTTCCCTGCAACCTTGCATTTCAATTATGATCTTGTTCGTCTAAATTCATTTCCACCCACTTCCATTGATCATTAACTCATGGACATATACTTCCTTCTATCTTTCgaaatactttttttttctcaatttagCACGAATGAATCCAAATCTTTATAGTTTTGGAAATACTTCCTTCTatcttccttcctctaaatcttTATAGTTTCTATCATCTTCAGTTCTGATTTCTCTTTAGATCCAAGCCTTATAGTTTAAGCTATATAGATTAACTCTTTGAGTCTTCAACAAATAAAGGCTTGTATTATTATAACTCTCAGATCAGAAATTTAATTCACAGAAACTGGAACTATTTTTCTTAGTGAACAGATTTAGCAAGATAAGTGTTCTGCTCTTGCTGCCTTGTCTCCATCTCCAAAGCTAATTCCCAATGATAGCCTCTGAAATTCATTTCTTCACTTATATCTAACACTTGTGTATTGATTAGCTGAGAGATGTCTTCATTTTGTGAATATCATAGAATAATTTGATTTAGAATTCACTAAACTGAATTTCCGGATTCTGCAATCAGTTTCATTCTGAGCAAACTGTTTTGATCAAGCTTTTACATTTAATCACTATAAATTCTCTCATTTAACACTCAATCAATAATAGCTTGAATTCAATTTATTTCGGATCAAAGATCACTTCAAAAGATTGGCACAAATTCTGTAAGTGAACAGATTTCAACAAATTCAGTTTTACTTGTTTCTGTTTGTACAACTTTTAGCTTCTTGAATCACTTTTGTTGTCTCATTGTGCATTCAATTAATGAAAAAATTTGGACTATATATCCCCCATACTTAAACCTTTGGTCGTCTTGAGCAATAAAACTCAATAATCTCACTCCAAGTTAATACAATAGTTTCAATTTTGCAGATTTGATATTATTCCTGATCATCACAGGATAAGCTTGTTGCTACTGATACATCATTTACAGCTTCATCTACAACTGAAGATTTGAGTTTCAAAAATTTGTAACTCAAAGATCCTTAGGCTCACATTCTGCACTTCATTTTCAATTTCCATTAGCCTCTCTATTTTGGTCATTTGTAACATTAAATTCCCATTAAAAATTCAGATATACAGATTCAATTTCTGTCAACTTCTGCATGTTATCAGCTTCACTTCCAACTATTCAAATGTTATCAAGTACTTCCAGTGACTTCATCAGCATTCTAAAGTGAAAATCATTTATGTACAATACCAATTTTTCAAGTTCAATATATATGCAGCAATTTGAGAAAGAATTATGCACAAGAAAAGACTTCATTTAGCCCTGCAATAATCAGAACTTGAATTTTAAACCTTCCCATTTAGAAACAGCATCACCAATTGGCATAAATAACTCTTCACACAAACAATctcgatttttcagatttgagCTGAATTCTTACTTCTCTTGCTAAAGCTTTCTTCATTTTACTTCAAGTAATCAAAAGGTTGTTACATAAAATGTAGATTCATTTAATGAAGAGTTTCCTTGCAAAGAATAGAGCATCATTCAGCCTTTAAATAACCACATTGTTTCCTGAAATCAGAATTCAAAACTTTGAACCAATGCACTTCCAAACTTCTGTAGATCTTTATACTTTTAACAATTTCCTTCTCTTAATAGAATCAATTCCTGCAGCAGTTCAGGGTAAAACAGAAGTTCCATATTCAACTCAAAGCAACAGCAAGTCTAGTTCAGAATAGATTCAAACAGATAAAACTCCATCAGATGAGCTTAGAGATCTGGTTCAACCATCCTATATTTGAGGAACCAACAAAAGTTGAAATTGTTCAGTTTCAGTAATTTGGTCAGTTGTAGATTTTCAATAAATTTGCACAGAAACAAATATGAACCTCCTGGACTAAGTTTCAGCACTGCAGAATTGTGATGATTTCAGCTTAAGTTATGAAGAATTGCACTAATCTATTTTCAACTTCCATTTCTTTACTCCAAATAGTATCAattacttccttttccttcctccttttcaaATTAAATGATGATATCTTCAAGTGCTTAATAAATGAAATGGTGCttaccaattcaatttcaaattctgcTCACCATAAAAGATTTCCTACACCTACACTCATCCTATCCAGACAACCCACAATTTTCCATATAAACCATATGATATATACTTTCAAAATTCTGTTCAAAGCAATCTAGAAAGGTATAGGAAGAATTGAAACACCATTTGAATCTGTAAATGTAAGAGGCTCACTGGTTTCCCTTGCTACTTTAAAAGCTGATGATACAAATTGGTACACACTTACTTCAACTCTATATTGAATTCTTGTTTTCCAATTTActgtttttttttacatttagTTCATCAGTTGCCTTTTCACTTGTTTCCCGATCAGCTCAAAGATGTTTTCCTAAGTTTAGTGTAGTTAAGGAAACAACAGATTTGTTCTCCAATAAAAGCATCATTTCACACTGATACCATTTCTACACAGAGAGCAACTTCAGCTTCCTTCTCATTTCTGTCACAACTATACTTCTGTATTTCTGCCTGCTATCCTTGTGCAATTAGAGCTCATTCCTTGGTTAGTTAGACAATGGTTTAACTTTGTTTTAATTCAGAAATCAAACAGGTTTGATCTCTAAACAGCAGCTCTACATTTCTGAATTTCTGCACTTGAGTGGTTCAGTTTCCATCTACAATGCTTATAACTCTCTCCAGAATGCTTCTTGAATTGAATGACAAATACTAATTGAAGTTCAAATCCTGCTCCTTGATCAGGTTTTCAGCAACAGATCCATGTTTCAACAGCTTACAGTTTTCCATTTCAGCAGCTCTGGTAATTCAACAATTTGTCTATCTAGCTCTGTCTATTCAAAAGCTTTGAGTTGCAGAGCTTAGCTTATCCTTCTCACTGATTTCAATGTTACTCCAAATAGTTTAGTACACACTTGATACAAAGAATTTCAAAAACTCTACACTTTCTTTTCAACTTAATGAAGTTTCTGATCAAGCT
The genomic region above belongs to Zingiber officinale cultivar Zhangliang chromosome 11A, Zo_v1.1, whole genome shotgun sequence and contains:
- the LOC122032157 gene encoding protein NONRESPONDING TO OXYLIPINS 2, mitochondrial-like is translated as MASAGFRALSRASLSPIQSSLSRSKVAAWFASSSRPPAAASASPTRGRRFFPPFSRSPAELGCCSGSLLPLHTAVAVARLTSCLSSTSRSCRVLSQDGIDGT